One genomic window of Dysgonomonas mossii includes the following:
- the guaA gene encoding glutamine-hydrolyzing GMP synthase yields the protein MHEKIIILDFGSQTTQLIGRRVRELNTYCEIVPYNKFPFGDETVKGVILSGSPFSVNDSDAFKPELSEIRKNYPVLGICYGAQYLAYTSGGKVEKSDSREYGRAHLAKIDSSEPLFDGIQAGTQVWMSHGDTITSLPHDFKTIASTSDVEAAAYKIDGEPTWAVQFHPEVFHTTDGTRLLSNFLNICKMKRDWSPASFIDTTVAELKEQLGDDKVILALSGGVDSSVTAVLLNKAIGKNLTCVFVDHGLLRKNEFENVLKDYEHLGLNVIGVNAKDRFYKALAGVTDPEQKRKIIGKGFIDVFDEEAHKLTDIKWLGQGTIYPDIIESLSITGTVIKSHHNVGGLPEKMHLKLVEPLRLLFKDEVRRVGLELGMKENLIKRHPFPGPGLGIRILGEITPEKVEIAQNADDIYISMLREWGLYDKVWQAGAILLPIRSVGVMGDERTYENTVALRAVTSTDAMTADWAHLPYEFLAKVSNEIINKVKGVNRVVYDISSKPPATIEWE from the coding sequence ATGCACGAAAAAATCATTATTCTTGATTTCGGGTCACAAACCACCCAACTTATTGGTCGCAGAGTAAGAGAACTCAATACATACTGCGAGATAGTGCCTTACAATAAATTTCCATTCGGAGACGAAACTGTAAAAGGAGTTATTCTTTCGGGGAGTCCATTTTCGGTAAACGACTCTGATGCGTTTAAACCTGAGCTTAGTGAAATAAGAAAAAACTATCCTGTTCTGGGTATTTGTTACGGAGCACAATATTTGGCTTATACATCGGGCGGAAAAGTAGAGAAAAGCGACTCTCGCGAATACGGGAGAGCTCATCTTGCCAAAATAGACTCTTCAGAGCCTCTGTTTGATGGAATACAAGCAGGCACGCAGGTTTGGATGTCGCATGGAGATACTATAACATCTCTTCCTCACGATTTTAAAACTATAGCCAGTACAAGTGATGTAGAGGCTGCTGCATACAAAATAGATGGAGAACCGACATGGGCTGTACAATTTCATCCCGAAGTTTTTCATACAACAGATGGTACACGTTTGTTGAGTAATTTCTTGAATATATGTAAGATGAAGCGCGACTGGTCGCCTGCTTCTTTTATAGATACGACTGTCGCAGAACTCAAAGAGCAATTAGGAGACGACAAAGTGATACTTGCACTCTCGGGAGGAGTAGACTCGTCAGTAACGGCAGTCCTTTTGAATAAGGCAATCGGTAAAAACCTTACGTGTGTGTTTGTTGATCATGGCTTGCTTCGTAAGAATGAATTCGAAAATGTTTTGAAAGATTATGAGCATCTTGGTCTTAATGTGATAGGTGTTAATGCTAAAGATCGTTTCTATAAAGCTCTTGCAGGTGTTACTGATCCAGAGCAAAAGCGTAAGATAATAGGTAAAGGCTTTATTGATGTTTTTGATGAAGAAGCACATAAACTCACTGATATAAAATGGTTGGGACAGGGTACTATTTATCCTGACATTATAGAATCTTTGTCGATAACAGGAACGGTAATCAAATCGCATCATAATGTTGGAGGTTTACCTGAAAAGATGCACTTGAAGTTGGTAGAACCTCTTCGCCTGTTATTTAAAGATGAGGTACGTCGTGTAGGTCTTGAGCTTGGCATGAAGGAAAATCTTATCAAGCGTCATCCGTTCCCGGGTCCGGGTCTTGGAATTCGTATTCTTGGCGAGATTACTCCCGAGAAGGTCGAGATTGCTCAGAATGCTGATGATATCTATATCTCTATGCTACGCGAATGGGGTCTGTATGATAAAGTATGGCAGGCCGGAGCAATATTATTGCCAATCCGTTCGGTGGGAGTAATGGGCGATGAACGTACCTATGAGAATACAGTCGCTTTACGCGCCGTAACTTCTACAGATGCTATGACTGCCGACTGGGCACACTTGCCTTATGAGTTTTTAGCTAAAGTCTCTAATGAGATTATCAATAAGGTGAAAGGTGTAAATCGTGTCGTTTATGATATATCTTCAAAACCACCGGCAACTATTGAGTGGGAATAA
- a CDS encoding tetratricopeptide repeat protein, whose product MSKKDISILVTKYEQSVESGKPIYLDADEFDELAEYYDSLEKTDVARRIVDAGLTIHPANSSLLVKKAKFAVYDGKYAEALEIINMSSSEYDFDLYLLKIECYLQLELYVEAYKLTEEMLEKEEDEDPETIFAELGFLHVEADCFKEAVSYFEESLKHNPENTDVLSDLAYSYEMLDNFDAAIETTNKILDIEPYTYEAWVNLGKLYSLREEFEKAIDAFDFALTINDSDDNVLKLKAHCLSLTGRAEEAIEIFNELLQTSSGDISIYFLLAECYQSLDMFDEALSALEEYEKLNGETSESISRKAYVFLQQKEYNKASQIVKKALASNPDFFDLNMIAGEIEFKQEHYDKAREYYLNIYTEDNENFHLTDRLALVSIKEEDYEKAAYYTEKLLDLDPNNLAVKERLALLYFEMDDNEHFNEILDQFTDKELLSLFQLIYIPQNPNLFDRDTLIIYLNKAREARTLFKNLKY is encoded by the coding sequence ATGTCGAAAAAAGATATATCAATACTTGTAACAAAATATGAGCAGTCGGTAGAGTCGGGCAAGCCTATTTATCTTGATGCAGACGAATTTGACGAACTGGCAGAATATTATGATTCTCTCGAGAAAACAGATGTAGCAAGGAGGATTGTTGATGCCGGACTGACGATACATCCGGCTAATAGTTCTTTGCTGGTGAAGAAGGCTAAGTTTGCAGTCTACGACGGTAAATATGCAGAAGCTTTAGAGATCATAAATATGTCGTCATCAGAATATGACTTTGATCTGTATCTGCTTAAAATAGAATGTTACCTCCAGCTGGAGCTTTATGTGGAAGCATATAAGCTGACCGAAGAAATGCTAGAGAAAGAAGAGGATGAAGATCCTGAAACAATCTTCGCCGAGCTAGGATTTCTTCATGTTGAGGCTGACTGTTTTAAAGAGGCTGTTTCTTACTTTGAGGAAAGTCTGAAGCATAATCCCGAAAATACAGATGTATTGTCTGACCTGGCCTATTCGTACGAAATGCTCGATAATTTTGATGCAGCAATAGAGACTACAAATAAAATTCTGGATATTGAGCCGTATACGTATGAGGCTTGGGTTAATCTGGGGAAACTATATTCTCTCAGAGAGGAGTTTGAGAAGGCGATAGATGCCTTTGACTTTGCTCTTACGATTAACGACTCGGATGACAATGTGCTGAAGTTAAAAGCTCACTGTTTGTCATTGACCGGAAGAGCAGAAGAGGCGATTGAGATTTTTAATGAACTATTGCAAACGAGTTCAGGGGATATCTCTATATATTTCCTGTTGGCAGAATGTTATCAGTCTCTTGATATGTTTGACGAGGCCTTGTCGGCTCTGGAAGAATATGAAAAGTTGAATGGAGAGACTTCTGAATCTATTTCGAGAAAAGCATACGTTTTTCTACAGCAGAAAGAATATAATAAGGCTTCACAAATAGTGAAGAAGGCACTGGCTTCAAATCCTGACTTTTTTGACTTGAATATGATTGCAGGGGAGATTGAGTTTAAGCAGGAGCATTATGATAAGGCAAGAGAATATTACTTAAATATCTATACTGAGGATAACGAAAATTTTCATCTGACCGACAGGCTGGCTCTGGTTAGCATCAAGGAAGAAGATTATGAGAAAGCAGCTTATTATACAGAAAAGCTATTAGACCTCGATCCCAATAATCTGGCAGTGAAAGAGCGGTTGGCTTTGCTCTATTTTGAGATGGACGATAATGAGCATTTCAATGAAATACTGGATCAGTTTACCGATAAGGAGCTTCTTTCGTTGTTTCAGCTTATCTATATTCCGCAAAATCCGAACTTATTTGATAGAGATACTTTGATAATTTATCTGAATAAAGCTCGTGAGGCAAGAACCCTATTCAAAAATTTGAAATATTAA
- the mutS gene encoding DNA mismatch repair protein MutS, which produces MKQYFEIKSKHPDAILLFRVGDFYETFSDDAIDAAEILGITLTRRGNGTAQFVELAGFPHHALDTYLPKLVRAGRRVAICDQLEDPKQTKTLVKRGITELVTPGVSINDNILNHKENNFLCAIHFAKNTCGVSFLDISTGEFLVAEGTKEYIDKLLTNFSPKEVLLERSKKKMFEESFGSRFFIFELDDWVFTEDTAKGRLLKHFETRNLKGFGVEHLTNGVIAAGTILHYLDVTQHTQIGHITSLSRIEEDKYVRLDKFTVRSLEIISTMNEGGKSLLDILDKTVSPMGARMLRRWLVFPLKDVKPINSRLSVVEYFFKDIELKTLLEEQLALIGDLERIISKVAVNRVSPREIVQLKVALKAIEPIRNAFLASDEPSLREIGERLNPCPVIHDRIEKEVQPDPPSLINKGNIIRKGVNPELDELRDIAYSGKDYLLKIQQRETEVTGISSLKISFNNVFGYYIEVRNTHKDKVPESWIRKQTLVNAERYITQELKEYEEKILGAEEKIQALESNLFNELVLSIVEYIPAIQANASLIAQTDCLLSFSKVAKENKYIRPEINDTDVLKIKNGRHPVIEKQLPLGESYIANDVSLDSNKQQIIIITGPNMAGKSALLRQTALITLMAQAGSFVPAESAQIGLVDKIFTRVGASDNISVGESTFMVEMNEASDILNNLSPKSLVLFDELGRGTSTYDGISIAWAIVEYIHEHPKARAKTLFATHYHELNEMEKSFKRIKNFNVSVKEIDNKVIFLRKLVPGGSEHSFGIHVAKMAGMPQSIVKRANSILKQLESDNRKQGISKPIKDIKENREGYQLSFFQLDDPVLSQVRDEIKSLDVNNLTPMEALNKLNEIKKIVSGK; this is translated from the coding sequence ATGAAACAATATTTTGAGATCAAGAGCAAGCATCCTGATGCTATATTATTGTTCAGAGTAGGAGACTTTTACGAAACATTTTCGGATGACGCTATCGATGCTGCCGAGATATTGGGAATCACGCTTACGCGTAGAGGAAACGGTACTGCTCAGTTTGTAGAATTGGCAGGATTTCCACACCATGCATTGGATACATATTTGCCAAAGTTGGTACGTGCCGGAAGGCGTGTCGCTATTTGTGACCAACTGGAAGATCCTAAGCAAACGAAGACCCTTGTAAAGAGAGGTATTACCGAGCTTGTTACCCCCGGGGTCTCTATTAATGATAATATACTAAATCATAAAGAGAATAATTTCCTTTGTGCCATTCACTTTGCAAAGAATACCTGTGGAGTTTCTTTTTTGGATATTTCTACCGGAGAATTTCTCGTTGCAGAGGGTACAAAAGAATATATAGATAAACTACTTACAAACTTTTCTCCTAAAGAGGTGCTCTTAGAGAGAAGTAAGAAAAAAATGTTTGAAGAGTCGTTTGGCTCTCGTTTTTTTATTTTCGAGCTCGACGATTGGGTGTTTACCGAAGATACAGCAAAAGGTCGCCTTTTGAAGCATTTCGAAACCCGCAATCTGAAAGGTTTCGGTGTAGAGCATCTGACAAACGGAGTTATTGCTGCAGGGACAATTCTTCATTATCTGGATGTTACTCAACATACTCAGATAGGGCATATAACATCTCTCTCTCGTATAGAAGAGGATAAATATGTACGTTTGGATAAGTTTACAGTGCGTAGTCTTGAGATTATCTCAACGATGAACGAAGGAGGCAAAAGCCTGTTGGACATCTTGGATAAGACAGTCTCTCCGATGGGTGCACGCATGCTTCGCCGTTGGCTTGTATTTCCGCTCAAAGATGTAAAACCTATCAATAGCCGCTTGTCGGTTGTGGAATACTTCTTTAAGGATATTGAACTGAAAACTTTGCTCGAAGAACAGCTTGCGTTGATCGGAGACTTGGAACGGATTATATCTAAGGTTGCCGTAAACAGAGTTTCTCCGCGCGAAATCGTTCAACTCAAGGTGGCATTGAAAGCGATAGAACCGATAAGAAATGCGTTTTTGGCTTCGGACGAACCAAGTCTGAGAGAAATAGGAGAAAGGCTCAACCCTTGTCCGGTGATACATGATCGTATCGAAAAAGAAGTGCAACCCGATCCCCCTTCTTTGATTAATAAAGGAAATATAATAAGAAAAGGAGTAAATCCCGAACTGGACGAACTTCGAGATATAGCCTACTCCGGAAAAGATTATTTATTAAAGATACAGCAACGGGAAACTGAAGTTACAGGCATATCATCCCTGAAGATTAGTTTTAATAACGTATTTGGCTACTATATCGAGGTCAGAAATACTCATAAAGATAAAGTCCCTGAAAGTTGGATACGCAAGCAAACGTTGGTAAATGCAGAGCGCTACATTACTCAGGAACTGAAAGAGTATGAAGAAAAGATACTGGGAGCCGAAGAGAAAATTCAGGCCTTGGAATCTAATCTATTCAATGAGCTTGTCCTTAGTATTGTAGAGTATATACCCGCAATACAGGCAAATGCAAGCCTTATTGCTCAGACCGATTGTTTACTTTCTTTCTCCAAAGTTGCAAAAGAGAATAAATATATCCGTCCCGAGATAAATGATACGGATGTTTTAAAGATAAAGAACGGTCGACATCCCGTAATAGAGAAGCAGTTACCGCTTGGGGAGAGTTATATTGCCAATGATGTATCTCTGGATAGTAACAAGCAGCAGATAATAATAATTACCGGGCCTAATATGGCGGGTAAGTCGGCATTGCTTCGTCAAACTGCACTTATTACACTGATGGCACAGGCCGGAAGTTTTGTCCCTGCCGAATCGGCTCAAATAGGATTGGTGGATAAGATATTTACTCGTGTAGGAGCTTCTGACAACATCTCTGTAGGCGAATCTACGTTTATGGTAGAGATGAATGAAGCTTCTGATATTTTGAATAACTTATCACCTAAAAGCCTTGTTTTGTTTGATGAATTAGGGCGCGGAACAAGTACCTATGACGGTATTTCTATTGCATGGGCTATTGTTGAGTACATTCACGAACATCCTAAAGCAAGAGCAAAAACCTTGTTCGCAACGCACTATCATGAGCTGAACGAGATGGAAAAATCCTTTAAGCGGATAAAGAACTTCAATGTTTCGGTTAAAGAAATAGACAATAAAGTTATATTCCTCCGTAAACTTGTTCCCGGAGGGAGTGAACATAGCTTTGGTATACATGTGGCTAAGATGGCGGGAATGCCTCAAAGCATTGTTAAAAGGGCGAATTCGATATTAAAGCAATTGGAATCGGATAATCGCAAACAAGGTATATCGAAACCGATTAAAGATATTAAAGAAAACAGAGAGGGGTATCAGCTAAGCTTTTTCCAACTTGATGACCCTGTTCTCAGTCAGGTAAGAGATGAAATTAAATCATTAGATGTAAACAATCTGACACCAATGGAGGCTCTAAACAAACTGAATGAGATAAAAAAAATAGTATCCGGTAAATAG
- the trxA gene encoding thioredoxin, with translation MRLLLLVLIAGISLTTYAQTNSSKTEEPAKTENKVKTIHLNKIDFLKKVANYEANPNEWKYLGDKPALIDFYADWCGPCKAVAPVLEELAKEYDGEIYIYKIDTEAELELSALFGIRSIPSLLFIPMNGTPQMAQGALPKNALKEAIDKVLLEKE, from the coding sequence ATGAGATTATTATTACTAGTATTGATCGCAGGAATCTCGCTTACAACTTATGCTCAAACTAACAGTAGCAAGACAGAGGAACCTGCTAAAACAGAAAACAAAGTGAAAACAATACATTTAAACAAAATAGATTTCTTAAAGAAAGTGGCTAATTATGAAGCCAATCCGAACGAATGGAAATACTTGGGAGACAAACCCGCGTTAATTGACTTTTACGCAGACTGGTGTGGACCATGTAAGGCTGTAGCTCCTGTTTTGGAGGAATTAGCAAAAGAATATGATGGGGAAATATATATTTACAAAATAGATACCGAAGCAGAGCTTGAGTTATCTGCTCTATTTGGAATCAGAAGTATACCAAGCCTACTATTCATCCCGATGAACGGAACGCCACAGATGGCACAAGGTGCCCTCCCTAAAAATGCCCTAAAAGAAGCTATAGACAAAGTTTTGTTAGAAAAGGAATAA